In Peromyscus eremicus chromosome 15, PerEre_H2_v1, whole genome shotgun sequence, a genomic segment contains:
- the Grem2 gene encoding gremlin-2, protein MFWKLSLTLLLVAMLVKVAEARKNRPAGAIPSPYKDGSSNNSERWHHQIKEVLASSQEALVVTERKYLKSDWCKTQPLRQTVSEEGCRSRTILNRFCYGQCNSFYIPRHVKKEEDSFQSCAFCKPQRVTSVIVELDCPGLDPPFRIKKIQKVKHCRCMSVNLSDSDKQ, encoded by the coding sequence ATGTTCTGGAAGCTCTCACTGACCTTGCTGCTAGTGGCTATGCTGGTAAAGGTAGCTGAAGCCCGAAAGAACCGGCCTGCGGGCGCCATCCCCTCACCGTACAAGGATGGCAGCAGCAACAACTCGGAGAGATGGCATCACCAGATCAAGGAGGTGCTGGCCTCCAGCCAGGAGGCCCTCGTGGTCACCGAGCGCAAGTACCTCAAGAGTGACTGGTGCAAGACGCAGCCTCTGCGGCAGACCGTGAGCGAGGAGGGATGCCGCAGCCGCACCATCCTCAACCGCTTCTGCTATGGCCAGTGCAACTCCTTCTACATCCCGCGGCACgtgaagaaggaggaagactccttCCAATCCTGCGCCTTCTGCAAGCCCCAGCGTGTCACCTCGGTCATCGTGGAGCTTGACTGCCCCGGGCTCGACCCACCTTTCCGAATCAAGAAAATCCAGAAAGTGAAGCACTGTCGGTGCATGTCCGTGAATCTGAGTGACTCTGACAAGCAGTGA